GGCGCATGTCGACTTCACCTTGATCCGCTTTGCGCAGTGCTTTTAATACCGAATCACCAATTTCAGCGGCTTTAGCCCCTTCACGCGGTTCTAAACGGATCAACACTTCTGAGCTTGAGCCAAAATGCTGTACTACTGCATCGTCAAAGCCATTTTCATCTAGTACCGCACGAATACCTTTAAGTTCAGCTGATTGCTCAAAACCAACTTCAATTAAGGTACCGCCAGTAAAATCTAGGCCGAAATTTAACTTGTTCACCGCTAACGATGCCAGTGAAGCAATCATTAACAAAGCTGAGAATGCCATCGCAATTTTACGCGCTGACATAAAGGCGATAGTTTTAAAATTTACAGCTAACATATGACCGCCTCCTTATATTGAAAGTTTTTTAACATTACGACCACCATAGGCCAAATTGATTACCGCGCGTGTACCAACAATCGCAGTAAACATAGATGTTGCAATACCAATCGCTAGCGTAACGGCAAAACCTTTAATCGGCCCTGTACCCACAGCGTATAGAATAACCGCAGCAATAAAGGTGGTGATATTGGCATCAGCAATGGTCGAAAATGCACTATCGTAACCATGATGGATTGCTTGCTGTGGCCCTCGGCCATCGCGCAACTCTTCACGAATACGTTCAAATATCAACACGTTAGCATCTACCGCCATACCAACGGTTAATACAATACCCGCCATACCCGGCAAAGTTAGGGTTGCACCAGGGATCATCGACATCACGCCAACAATCAGTACCAAGTTTAAGCCCAATGCCAAGTTTGCCACCATGCCAAACCCCTTATACCAAGCTACCATGAATAACAACACGCCTAAGAATCCCCATTGAATAGCTTGCATACCTAAATCAATGTTTTCTTGGCCTAAGCTTGGCCCCACTGTGCGCTCTTCAACAATTTGAATAGGCGCAATCAAAGCACCCGCTTTGAGTAATAAAGCTAAATCATGTGCTTCTTGCGGTGAGCCTGCCCCCGTAATACGGAAGCTACTACCTAAACGCGCTTGAATAGTGGCAACACTGATAACGTCAGCCACTTTCTTAAATACTGGGTTACCGTCTTTGTCACGTTTACCCGTTGGCTTGTATTCAATAAACAGGGTGGCCATTGGTTTGCCAATCGCATCTTTGGTGGCACGCGAGAAAATGCTACCGCCCTTGCTGTCTAAGTCGATATTAACTTGCGGGCTACCGTATTCATCAAAGCTAGATGCCGCATCAATGATGTGATCACCGGTTAACATAACGCGACGTTTTAACAATACAGGCTGGCCATTATCACGACGATAATACAACTCTGAACCAGCAGGTACACGACCGCTTTGTGCCGCATACGGGTCACCGTTTTGGTCAACCATACGGAATTCAAGCGTTGCGGTGGCACCTAAAATACGTTTTGCTTGGGCGGTATCTTGTACACCCGGCAATTCGACAACAATACGGTCAGAACCTTGGCGCATAACCACTGGCTCTGCAACACCAATTGCGTTAACTCGGTTACGTATGATGGTGATGTTTTGTTGCAGTGAGCTTTCTTTAATTTCTTTAACTTTTTGCTCACCCATTAATGCAGTTAAGAAAAAGCCTTCATCGGTAGAATCATCAAAGGTAAGATCACCGTGTTTTTTCTTTAAGGCACGCTTGGCGTTAGTTAAATCTTCTTCAGATTTAAATTCAACTTTTACCCCGTTGCCAAACTCACCAATACGCGCATAACGAATTTTTTCTTCACGAAGATCGGTACGGAACGACGAAACCGTTTCTTCCTGATTTTTCTTAATCGCCACGCTCATGTCGACTTCCATTAAGAAGTGAACACCACCACGTAAATCTAAACCTAATTTCATAGGATTAGCATTTAAGTCGGCTAACCATTGTGGTGTGGCAGGCGTTAAATTAAGTGCAATAATATAGTTTTCACCATAAGCATGATTTAACGCTTCTTTGGCTTTTAACTGTTCTTCCGTATCAGCGAAACGAACTTCAACTTGGTTGTTAACTAAACCTGCAGATTGATAAGCTAAACCCGCTTTATCGAGTTCACCTTTAACCTTATCTAAATCAGTTGCTTCAAGTTGCACACCACGTAAGCCTGAAATTTGCAACGCGGGATCTTCGCCGTATAAATTGGGTAGCGCGTAAAGAAAACCTGCACAGATAATAAATATCAGCATCAGGTATTTCCATAAAGGGTATTTGTTTAGCACGGAAACATACCTTCTTTGAAATGAAAAAAGCGCTCAATGAGCGCTTAATGATTAAATTGACTTAATAGTGCCCTTTGGCAATACAGCTGTAATAGCTGATTTTTGCACTGCAATTTCAACGTTATCCGCGAAAGACACCTGAACAAAATCTTTGTCTTCAGCAACTTTAGTGATTTTACCCACTAAACCACCTTGTGTGAGTACTTCATCATTTTTAGATAGTGAAGCAACTAAATTTTTATGCTCTTTAACACGCTTAGCTTGCGGACGGTAAAGTAAAAAATAAAAGATCAATACCATCACAGCCAACATAACTAGGCTCATGAAGCTACCACCTTGTGGTTGCGCAGCATCGTTGGCATACGCAGAAGCGATAAATAAATCCATTGGGTTTCCTCGAATTTAAATTTTAGTGATTTTTTAAGCAGCGCACAGCACTGTACAGTGCGCCACATTATAATATTGTGTTATTTAATTGGGGCAATGGCTGGGTAATCAAGCCAAACTGCCTAATTAATTATTTCAGCTAGTTTGATTCAGCCTTGTTAAAACCAATATCGGCTAAAGGCGGCACGGGTAAATCACGTGCTGCGTAAAAGTCTTCAACAAACTTAGCAAAAGCGCCTGCTTCAAGTGCATCACGCATATCACTCATCAGTTTTTGGTAAAAACGTAAATTATGAATGGTGTTTAAACGCGCACCCAAAATTTCATTACATTTATCTAAATGGTGTAAATATGCGCGAGAGTAATTTTTACAGGTGTAACAATCACAATTTTCATCCAGTGGGCCAGTATCTGTTTTGTGTCTCGCATTGCGTAGTTTTAAAACACCGTCAGACACAAAAATATGACCATTACGTGCATTACGTGTCGGCATTACGCAGTCAAACATATCAATACCACGACGCACAGCTTCCACTAAATCTTCTGGCTTACCTACTCCCATCAAATAGCGAGGTTTATCTTCTGGCATTTTCCACGCTAAATGATCAAGAATGTTGATCATATCTTCTTTCGGTTCACCAACCGACAAACCGCCAATGGCGTAACCATCAAATTCAATATTAACCAAACCTTCAAGGCTTTCATCACGTAAGTGCGGGTACATGCCACCTTGCACAATACCAAACAAAGCATTTGGATTACCGTCATGTGCGTCTTTTGAACGCTGTGCCCAACGCAGTGACAATTCCATAGAATCGCGAGCTTCTTTTTCAGTCGCTGGGTAAGGTGTACATTCGTCAAAAATCATGACAATGTCAGACCCTAATTCGCGCTGCACTTGCATGGCTTTTTCAGGTGTTAATTCGATACGCTCACCGTTAATGGGGGAACGAAAGATAACCCCGTCTTCATTAATTTTACGTAAGTCACCTAAGCTAAATACCTGAAAACCGCCAGAGTCGGTTAAAATTGGCCCTTGCCAATTCATAAAATCATGCAGATCACCATGTTGACGAATAATTTCAGTGCCTGGACGCAGCATAAGATGGAAAGTATTGCCTAACACAATATGCGCCCCGATATCTTTAATTTCATCAGGCGACATACCTTTAACCGTACCGTAAGTACCGACCGGCATAAATGCGGGGGTTTCGACAACTCCGCGCTCAAAAATCAAACG
This genomic window from Saccharobesus litoralis contains:
- the secD gene encoding protein translocase subunit SecD, with protein sequence MLNKYPLWKYLMLIFIICAGFLYALPNLYGEDPALQISGLRGVQLEATDLDKVKGELDKAGLAYQSAGLVNNQVEVRFADTEEQLKAKEALNHAYGENYIIALNLTPATPQWLADLNANPMKLGLDLRGGVHFLMEVDMSVAIKKNQEETVSSFRTDLREEKIRYARIGEFGNGVKVEFKSEEDLTNAKRALKKKHGDLTFDDSTDEGFFLTALMGEQKVKEIKESSLQQNITIIRNRVNAIGVAEPVVMRQGSDRIVVELPGVQDTAQAKRILGATATLEFRMVDQNGDPYAAQSGRVPAGSELYYRRDNGQPVLLKRRVMLTGDHIIDAASSFDEYGSPQVNIDLDSKGGSIFSRATKDAIGKPMATLFIEYKPTGKRDKDGNPVFKKVADVISVATIQARLGSSFRITGAGSPQEAHDLALLLKAGALIAPIQIVEERTVGPSLGQENIDLGMQAIQWGFLGVLLFMVAWYKGFGMVANLALGLNLVLIVGVMSMIPGATLTLPGMAGIVLTVGMAVDANVLIFERIREELRDGRGPQQAIHHGYDSAFSTIADANITTFIAAVILYAVGTGPIKGFAVTLAIGIATSMFTAIVGTRAVINLAYGGRNVKKLSI
- the tgt gene encoding tRNA guanosine(34) transglycosylase Tgt, yielding MKFEKITTEGKARRGRLIFERGVVETPAFMPVGTYGTVKGMSPDEIKDIGAHIVLGNTFHLMLRPGTEIIRQHGDLHDFMNWQGPILTDSGGFQVFSLGDLRKINEDGVIFRSPINGERIELTPEKAMQVQRELGSDIVMIFDECTPYPATEKEARDSMELSLRWAQRSKDAHDGNPNALFGIVQGGMYPHLRDESLEGLVNIEFDGYAIGGLSVGEPKEDMINILDHLAWKMPEDKPRYLMGVGKPEDLVEAVRRGIDMFDCVMPTRNARNGHIFVSDGVLKLRNARHKTDTGPLDENCDCYTCKNYSRAYLHHLDKCNEILGARLNTIHNLRFYQKLMSDMRDALEAGAFAKFVEDFYAARDLPVPPLADIGFNKAESN
- the yajC gene encoding preprotein translocase subunit YajC, with the protein product MDLFIASAYANDAAQPQGGSFMSLVMLAVMVLIFYFLLYRPQAKRVKEHKNLVASLSKNDEVLTQGGLVGKITKVAEDKDFVQVSFADNVEIAVQKSAITAVLPKGTIKSI